The following is a genomic window from Bacillus sp. V2I10.
AGGCGCTTGGATCTTCCTGCTCCTCTTCATAATGAAGAACGAGGTACCACTCTTTTCCGTCTTTGTCTTCCCCGTCAAAGAAAACGAAAAAACCAACGTTTGTATCAAGCTCGAACAAATGACGTGTTCCGCCTTCTGTTACGCGGTGAAAATCTTCCTCGTTCATCTTTTGGACTGTCATGGAATCTGTTTGATCTTCTTTATGAAATTCTACTGAAAATGGATTCATGATATCTCTCCTATGTATTAGATTCTTCCCTATCGTATACCACTTTCATCTGAAAAACAAAACGAAGACCCCTTTTTCAAAAAAGGGGCCGTTTCATTACTTTTTAAAAATGCCAAAAGGTTTTCCAATCGGCAAGAAAACACGTCCGAAATGTGCATTCAATACAGCCGCTGCTGACCCGTAAAATGATAAGAGGGCAATCAGCATTTCAGAAACCGCCGCAAGCATATGAGTCGCTTCGTGCATAATGCCGAAAGAGCTTAAAGATAGACCGATAAATAAGAAATCAATGAGAACAAAGATAAAAAATAACACTTTATGAGTTTCCATGGCACCAATTGTCATAAATAAGCTGAATATTAAATAACCGACAAAAGCAAAGCCAAGCTGTTTTGGATCAACGCTTGCTGCAAGCTCTTCTCCGAATACACCTAATTGGATGAGCCAAGAACCTCCTACACCAAGCCAAAACAGGCCAAACGCACCGAAAGCAGTCGTTCCAAACGTGTTGTTGTGCTTAGCATCATTGATGCAGGCAAAAAGCTGTGCAAATCCCCCTAAAAAAATCGCCCACGGTAAAATAAAAGAAAGACCTTCCGTTAACCCAAGCTTTTGCGAAGAAGCAACGAGTGTAACCATTGCAAGTCCAAAAAGTCCAAGCGCTGAAGGATCTGCGGTTGTCATTTTTACTTGTTGTACATTCTGATTGTTCATGATGAACCTCCTATATTTTAAACAC
Proteins encoded in this region:
- a CDS encoding cytosolic protein, whose amino-acid sequence is MNPFSVEFHKEDQTDSMTVQKMNEEDFHRVTEGGTRHLFELDTNVGFFVFFDGEDKDGKEWYLVLHYEEEQEDPSACYSFELKDFYQFTALYLNDLEFNEETNEEEEAYGPIHHLAHLLFRIVEEGKKIEA
- a CDS encoding acetate uptake transporter gives rise to the protein MNNQNVQQVKMTTADPSALGLFGLAMVTLVASSQKLGLTEGLSFILPWAIFLGGFAQLFACINDAKHNNTFGTTAFGAFGLFWLGVGGSWLIQLGVFGEELAASVDPKQLGFAFVGYLIFSLFMTIGAMETHKVLFFIFVLIDFLFIGLSLSSFGIMHEATHMLAAVSEMLIALLSFYGSAAAVLNAHFGRVFLPIGKPFGIFKK